The Limnospira fusiformis SAG 85.79 genomic interval CTTTCCTTTATCTACTCTGGCGGTACTGGGAGACATTAGCTCCACAATGACATCTGGGTAGCGACCCCCTTCCTGCCATACTACCCAACCCTGTCGTTCTTTAGTGCCATCTACATCTAACACCGCAAAAAAATCTGGCCCGCGAAAATCTCGGTTCCTAGCTTGTTCGCTGCTATAGTAAATAAACATATTCCCGCCTGTATAGAAATCATGGCGCTCGCTCCAAGCCTGTTGCAATGACCTAATCAGGACGTTCATAGCAATGCGGTGACGGTTACTTTCCAAAGGCTCTCCATCATCAAAAATCAAATCTGTTGGCGGCATGGGGGGTTCCCATTCCGTTTCGGTAGCAGTTTCGGGGCTAGTATTGGCAGTGAGTTCAACTGACATTTTCGGTTCCCCCGTCTCTCGTATTTCTCAGTTGCTGATGATTATATCCCCAACTTTCCCGATTTGGGGACTGGCTCCCACAGACATTCTCCCACTGGGAAGGCGTTGGGTAAATTACCTAGAAAGTGGATGTTGTGCGATCGCTTCTTTTATAGTTCCTCTGGATCTAAACCCAGCGCGCGCAACCGTTGCGCCAGACGTTCGGCTCGTTGTTCGGCGGATTGGGCTCGTTGTTCGGCGGATTCCGCTCGTTGTTCGGCGGATTCCGCCTTTTGCCGTTCAGCTTCGGCTTTTTGGCGTTCAGCTTCGGCTTTTTGACGTTCGGCTTCAGCTTTTTGGCGTTCCGCTTCAGCTTTTTGGCGTTCGGCTTCAGCTTTTTGGCGTTCCGCTTCAGCTTTTTGGCGTTCGGCTTCAGCTTTTTGGCGTTCCGCTTCTTCTGGTAACAGGACTAAATTACCTTCGGTATCATAAAACCGCAGCCAAATTGCTTCCTCACGGTCTATAGTTCCTGACCAGGTTCCTAGCCAAAAGCCCAAGGTCTCACACCAAAGCCAACCCCGCTCATTCGGCTCTAAAAGCTGATAACCTCCCGAACTATGCAAATGCCATCCTTGAAAGGCGTTGGCTTCAAACGGGTCAAATACAAAGTAATCTGGGGTTCGGAATATCTGCTGATACAGCTCCTTTTTCTTTCCTTTATCTACTCTGGCGGTACTGGGAGACATCAACTCCACAATGACATCTGGGTAGCGACCCCCTTCCTGCCATACTACCCAACCCTGTCGTTCTTTGGTGCCATCTACATCTAACACCGCAAAAAAATCTGGCCCGCGAAAATCTCGGTTCCTAGCTTGTTCGCTGCTATAGTAAATAAACATATTCCCGCCTGTATAGAAATCATGGCGCTCGCTCCAAGCCTGTTGCAATGACCTAATCAGGACGTTCATAGCAATGCGGTGACGGTTACTTTCCAAAGGCTCTCCATCATCAAAAATCAAATCTGTTGGCGGCATGGGGGGTTCCCATTCCGTTTCGGTAGCAGTTTCGGGGCTAGTATTGGCAGTGAGTTCAACTGACATTTTCGGTTCCCCCGTCTCTCGTATTTCTCAGTTGCTGATGATTATATCCCCAACTTTCCCGATTTGGGGACTGGCTCCCACAGACATTCTCCCACTGGGAAGGCGTTGGGTAAATTACCTAGAAAGTAGATGTTGTTGTGCGATCGCCTCTTTTATAGTTCCTCTGGATCTAAACCCAGCGCGCGCAACCTTTCCGCCAGACGTTCGGCTCGTTGTTCGGCGGATTGGGCTCGTTGTTCGGCGGATTCCGCCTTTTGGCGTTCGGCTTCGGCTTTTTGGCGTTCGGCTTCGGCTTTTTGGCGTTCCGCTTCAGCTTTTTGGCGTTCGGCTTCAGCTTTTTGGCGTTCCGCTTCTTCTGGTAACAGGACTAAATTACCTTCGGTATCATAAAACCGCAGCCAAATTGCCTCCTCACGGTCTATAGTTCCTGACCAGGTTCCTAGCCAAAAGCCCAAGGTCTCACACCAAAGCCAACCCCGCTCATTCGGCTCTAAAAGCTGATAACCTCCCGAACTCTGCAAATGCCATCCTTGAAAGGCGTTGGCTTCAAACGGGTCAAATACAAAGTAATCTGGTGTCCGAAAAGTCCGCTGATACAGCTCCTTTTTCTTTCCTTTATCTATTCTGGCGGTACTGGGAGACATCAACTCCACAATGACATCTGGGTAGCGACCCCCTTCCTGCCATACTACCCAACCCTGTCGTTCTTTGGTGCCATCTACATCTAACACCGCAAAGAAATCAGGGCCACGAAAATCTCGGTTCCTAGCTTGTTCGCTGCTATAGTAAATAAACATATTCCCGCCTGTATAGAAATCATGGCGCGCACTCCAAGCCTGTTGCAATGACCTAATCAGGACGTTCATAGCAATGCGGTGACGGTTACTTTCCAAAGGCTCTCCATCATCAAAAATCAAATCTGTTGGCGGTATGGGGGGTTCCCATTCCGTTTCGGTAGCAGTTTCGGGGCTAGTATTGGCAGTGAGTTCAACTGACATTTTCGGTTCCCCCGTCTCTCGTATTTCTCAGTTGCTGATGATTATATCCCCAACTTTCCCGATTTTGGGACTGGCTCCCACAGACATTCTCCCACTGGGAAGGCGTTGGGTAAATTACCTAGAAAGTGGATGTTGTGCGATCGCCTCTTTTATAGTTCCTCTGGATCTAAACCCAGCGCGCGCAACCTTTCCGCCAGACGTTCTGCTCGTTGTTCGGCGGATTCTGCTCGTTGTTCGGCGGATTCCGCCTTTTGGCGTTCAGCTTCTTCTGGTAACAGGACTAAATTACCTTCGGTATCATAAAACCGCAGCCAAATTGCCTCCTCACGGTCTATAGTTCCTGACCAAGTTCCCAGCCAAAAGCCCAAGGTTTCACACCACAGCCAACCCCGCTCATTCGGCTCTAAAAGCTGATAACCTCCCGAACTCTGCAAATGCCATCCTTGAAAGGCGTTGGCTTCAAACGGGTCAAATACAAAGTAATCTGGTGTCCGAAAAGTCCGCTGATACAGCTCCTTTTTCTTTCCTTTATCTATTCTGGCGGTACTGGGAGACATCAACTCCACAATGACATCTGGGTAGCGACCCCCTTCCTGCCATACTACCCAACCCTGTCGTTCTTTGGTGCCATCTACATCTAACACCGCAAAGAAATCAGGGCCACGAAAATCTCGGTTCCTAGCTTGTTCGCTGCTATAGTAAATAAACATATTCCCGCCTGTATAGAAATCATGGCGCGCACTCCAAGCCTGTTGCAATGACCTAATCAGGACGTTCATAGCAATGCGGTGACGGTTACTTTCCAAAGGCTCTCCATCATCAAAAATCAAATCTGTTGGCGGTATGGGGGGTTCCCATTCCGTTTCGGTAGCAGTTTCGGGGCTAGTATTGGCAGTGAGTTCAACTGACATTTTCGGTTCCCCCGTCTCTCGTATTTCTCAGTTGCTGATGATTATATCCCCAACTTTCCCGATTTGGGGACTGGCTCCCACAGACATTCTCCCACTGGGAAGGCGTTGGGTAAATTACCTAGAAAGTGGATGTTGTGCGATCGCCTCTTTTATAGTTCCTCTGGATCTAAACCCAGCGCGCGCAACCTTTCCGCCAGACGTTCTGCTCGTTGTTCGGCGGATTCTGCTCGTTGTTCGGCGGATTCCGCCTTTTGGCGTTCAGCTTCTTCTGGTAACAGGACTAAATTACCTTCGGTATCATAAAACCGCAGCCAAATTGCCTCCTCACGGTCTATAGTTCCTGACCAAGTTCCCAGCCAAAAGCCCAAGGTTTCACACCACAGCCAACCTCGCTCATTCGCCTCTAAAAGCTGATAACCTCCCGAACTATGCAAATGCCATCCTTGAAAGGCGTTGGCTTCAAACGGGTCAAATACAAAGTAATCTGGGGTCCGGAATATCTGCTGATAGAGATCCTTTTTCTTTCCTTTATCTATTCTGGCGGTACTGGGAGACATCAACTCCACAATGACATCTGGGTAGCGACCCCCTTCCTGCCATACTACCCAACCCTGTCGTTCTTTGGTGCCATCTACATCTAACACCGCAAAAAAATCTGGCCCGCGAAAATCTCGGTTCCTAGCTTGTTCGCTGCTATAGTAAATAAACATATTCCCGCCTGTATAGAAATCATGGCGCTCGCTCCAAGCCTGTTGCAATGACCTAATCAGGACGTTCATAGCAATGCGGTGACGGTTACTTTCCAAAGGCTCTCCATCATCAAAAATCAAATCTGTTGGCGGCATGGGGGGTTCCCATTCCGTTTCGGTAGCAGTTTCGGGGCTAGTATTGGCAGTGAGTTCAACTGACATTTTCGGTTCCCCCGTCTCTCGTATTTCTCAGTTGCTGATGATTATATCCCCAACTTTCCCGATTTGGGGACTGGCTCCCACAGACATTCTCCCACTGGGAAGGCGTTGGGTAAATTACCTAGAAAGTGGATGTTGTGCGATCGCCTCTTTTATAGTTCCTCTGGATCTAAACCCAGCGCGCGCAACCTTTCCGCCAGACGTTCTGCTCGTTGTTCGGCGGATTCCGCCTTTTGGCGTTCAGCTTCTTCTGGTAACAGGACTAAATTACCTTCGGTATCATAAAACCGCAGCCAAATTGCTTCCTCACGGTCTATAGTTCCTGACCAGGTTCCTAGCCAAAAGCCCAAGGTTTCACACCACAGCCAACCTCGCTCATTCGCCTCTAAAAGCTGATAACCTTCCGAACTCTGCAAATGCCATCCTTGAAAGGCGTTGGCTTCAAACGGGTCAAATACAAAGTAATCTGGTGTCCGAAAAGTCCGCTGATACAGCTCCTTTTTCTTTCCTTTATCTACTCTGGCGGTACTGGGAGACATTAGCTCCACAATGACATCTGGGTAGCGACCCCCTTCCTGCCATACTACCCAACCCTGTCGTTCTTTGGTGCCATCTACATCTAACACCGCAAAAAAATCTGGCCCGCGAAAATCTCGGTTCCTAGCTTGTTCGCTGCTATAGTAAATAAACATATTCCCGCCTGTATAGAAATCATGGCGCTCGCTCCAAGCCTGTTGCAATGACCTAATCAGGACGTTCATAGCAATGCGGTGACGGTTACTTTCCAAAGGCTCTCCATCATCAAAAATCAAATCTGTTGGCGGCATGGGGGGTTCCCATTCCGTTTCGGTAGCAGTTTCGGGGCTAGTATTGGCAGTGAGTTCAACTGACATTTTCGGTTCCCCCGTCTCTCGTATTTCTCAGTTGCTGATGATTATATCCCCAACTTTCCCGATTTGGGGACTGGCTCCCACAGACATTCTCCCACTGGGAAGGCGTTGGGTAAATTACCTAGAAAGTAGATGTTGTTGTGCGATCGCTTCTTTTATAGTTCCTCTGGATCTAAACCGAGCGCGCGCAACCGTTCAGCAAGACGTTCGGCTTTTTGGCGTTCGGCCTCAGCCTTTTGGCGTTCTGCCTCAGCAAGCTGTTGAGCTTGTTCCGCTTTTTGGCGTTCTGCCTCAGCAAGCTGTTGAGCTTGTTCGGCTTTTTGGCGTTCAGCTTCGGCTTTTTGACGTTCGGCTTCAGCTTTTTGGCGTTCGGCTTCAGCTTTTTGGCGTTCGGCTTCAGCTTTTTGGCGTTCCGCTTCTTCTGGTAACAGGACTAAATTACCTTCCGTATCATAAAACCGCAGCCAAATTGCTTCCTCACGGTCTATAGTTCCTGACCAGGTTCCTAGCCAAAAGCCCAAGGTTTCACACCACAGCCAACCTCGCTCATTCGCCTCTAAAAGCTGATAACCTTCCGAACTCTGCAAATGCCATCCTTGAAAGGCGTTGGCTTCAAACGGGTCAAATACAAAGTAATCTGGTGTCCGAAAAGTCCGCTGATACAGCTCCTTTTTCTTTCCTTTATCTACTCTGGCGGTACTGGGAGACATTAGCTCCACAATGACATCTGGGTAGCGACCCCCTTCCTGCCATACTACCCAACCCTGTCGTTCTTTGGTGCCATCTACATCTAACACCGCAAAAAAATCTGGCCCGCGAAAATCTCGGTTCCTAGCTTGTTCGCTGCTATAGTAAATAAACATATTCCCGCCTGTATAGAAATCATGGCGCTCGCTCCAAGCCTGTTGCAATGACCTAATCAGGACGTTCATAGCAATGCGGTGACGGTTACTTTCCAAAGGCTCTCCATCATCAAAAATCAAATCTGTTGGCGGCATGGGGGGTTCCCATTCCGTTTCGGTAGCAGTTTCGGGGCTAGTATTGGCAGTGAGTTCAACTGACATTTTCGGTTCCCCCGTCTCTCGTATTTCTCAGTTGCTGATGATTATATCCCCAACTTTCCCGATTTTGGGACTGGCTCCCACAGACATTCTCCCACTGGGAAGGCGTTGGGTAAATTACCTAGAAAGTGGATG includes:
- a CDS encoding Uma2 family endonuclease, with the protein product MSVELTANTSPETATETEWEPPMPPTDLIFDDGEPLESNRHRIAMNVLIRSLQQAWSERHDFYTGGNMFIYYSSEQARNRDFRGPDFFAVLDVDGTKERQGWVVWQEGGRYPDVIVELMSPSTARVDKGKKKELYQQIFRTPDYFVFDPFEANAFQGWHLHSSGGYQLLEPNERGWLWCETLGFWLGTWSGTIDREEAIWLRFYDTEGNLVLLPEEAERQKAEAERQKAEAERQKAEAERQKAEAERQKAEAERQKAEAERQKAEAERQKAESAEQRAESAEQRAQSAEQRAERLAQRLRALGLDPEEL
- a CDS encoding Uma2 family endonuclease, whose protein sequence is MSVELTANTSPETATETEWEPPIPPTDLIFDDGEPLESNRHRIAMNVLIRSLQQAWSARHDFYTGGNMFIYYSSEQARNRDFRGPDFFAVLDVDGTKERQGWVVWQEGGRYPDVIVELMSPSTARIDKGKKKELYQRTFRTPDYFVFDPFEANAFQGWHLQSSGGYQLLEPNERGWLWCETLGFWLGTWSGTIDREEAIWLRFYDTEGNLVLLPEEAERQKAEAERQKAEAERQKAEAERQKAEAERQKAESAEQRAQSAEQRAERLAERLRALGLDPEEL
- a CDS encoding Uma2 family endonuclease, coding for MSVELTANTSPETATETEWEPPIPPTDLIFDDGEPLESNRHRIAMNVLIRSLQQAWSARHDFYTGGNMFIYYSSEQARNRDFRGPDFFAVLDVDGTKERQGWVVWQEGGRYPDVIVELMSPSTARIDKGKKKELYQRTFRTPDYFVFDPFEANAFQGWHLQSSGGYQLLEPNERGWLWCETLGFWLGTWSGTIDREEAIWLRFYDTEGNLVLLPEEAERQKAESAEQRAESAEQRAERLAERLRALGLDPEEL
- a CDS encoding Uma2 family endonuclease, with the protein product MSVELTANTSPETATETEWEPPMPPTDLIFDDGEPLESNRHRIAMNVLIRSLQQAWSERHDFYTGGNMFIYYSSEQARNRDFRGPDFFAVLDVDGTKERQGWVVWQEGGRYPDVIVELMSPSTARIDKGKKKDLYQQIFRTPDYFVFDPFEANAFQGWHLHSSGGYQLLEANERGWLWCETLGFWLGTWSGTIDREEAIWLRFYDTEGNLVLLPEEAERQKAESAEQRAESAEQRAERLAERLRALGLDPEEL
- a CDS encoding Uma2 family endonuclease, translating into MSVELTANTSPETATETEWEPPMPPTDLIFDDGEPLESNRHRIAMNVLIRSLQQAWSERHDFYTGGNMFIYYSSEQARNRDFRGPDFFAVLDVDGTKERQGWVVWQEGGRYPDVIVELMSPSTARVDKGKKKELYQRTFRTPDYFVFDPFEANAFQGWHLQSSEGYQLLEANERGWLWCETLGFWLGTWSGTIDREEAIWLRFYDTEGNLVLLPEEAERQKAESAEQRAERLAERLRALGLDPEEL
- a CDS encoding Uma2 family endonuclease, coding for MSVELTANTSPETATETEWEPPMPPTDLIFDDGEPLESNRHRIAMNVLIRSLQQAWSERHDFYTGGNMFIYYSSEQARNRDFRGPDFFAVLDVDGTKERQGWVVWQEGGRYPDVIVELMSPSTARVDKGKKKELYQRTFRTPDYFVFDPFEANAFQGWHLQSSEGYQLLEANERGWLWCETLGFWLGTWSGTIDREEAIWLRFYDTEGNLVLLPEEAERQKAEAERQKAEAERQKAEAERQKAEAERQKAEQAQQLAEAERQKAEQAQQLAEAERQKAEAERQKAERLAERLRALGLDPEEL